The DNA sequence acacacacacactaggAAAAAAGTTAAGcaaatttcaataatatattaacCTTATGCTGGAAGCATTGCCAGCAGTAACAGAACCTCCagtctccttgaaacttggccGAAGTTTGCGTAACTTGGCAGCATCAAACTGGCAtaggaaaaggaaaatataacAATATATTGATTTGTATTCAACTGCAAGTATACACAAAACTAATGACTATAGTAACTAATTTGCAGCTAGAAGTAACATACATATAAATGTTGTTCATGtgaagagaaatttttttataaattccaATCCCCACTCTTGATTAATTATTAACCTTAATGGAAGTATTTAGAAAAGATATCATGCGATATCTATATTCTCATGCTTAGAAAacctataaaattttaatactcaGGAATTATTGGGTAAACATGCGTTTTCGTAGGCTCACCATATTTATACAAGAACAAGTATTTACAATGGTTCAAGTTATTTATATGGTTACCTTTCCTAGGCCTTCGTCCTTATCAACAACTGTTGATGGTCTTCCCCTTCCACCAGAGACTTCAACTGGAGCAATTTCCCATGAAAAAGCACCACTTTCTTGGGCAGCAATTCCGCGTTCAAAACTCTGAACTGCATAGTTATCCTGAGGGGAAAACAGAGACGTCAACAAAAAATCTACAACAATGGTCCTGCCGAAACCTTTCTGAACggaaattaatcataaaatacCTGGTCATCTCTTGTTAATGCATGGTTATCTGCACATAGCTCAGCACAGACTCCCATGCCAACATCCTTATAGACATCCCACAAACCATCTTTCAACATCCCATCAACAAGTGAATCATGTCCAAGGCGTGATCCTTTCCTGAACTTTTAGTATTGAATCAGTTTATTTCAACACAAGAACTAATCATAAGGAGAGTGTTGAATAAAAGGCAATATTGACCTTGCTTCAGCCAGGTACTTGGGTACATTAGACATGCTTTCCATACCACCAGCCACAACAACATCATTTATGCTTAATTGAATACTCTGTGCAGCAAGCATTGCAGCTGCAATAACCAGAACAAGTTTAATATCCTtttcctatattttttaaacaaaatacaaagaaacaaatagaattaattttataataaacaaacCTTTCATTCCTGATGCACAAACTTTGTTAACAGTAGTACAGATTACTGAATTGGATATTCCTGCTCCAAGAGCAGCTTGTCTTGCAGGAGCTTGCCCCAAATTAGCACTAAGAACATTCCCGAAAAATACTTCTTCCACAAGGGATGGATCAACATTGGCCCTTTTAAGAGCAGCTGCAGATGAACGAAAAATATGTAAACACAAATAATTCAAATGCAATGTAATAAGCACTGACATAGGTTTCCAAAGACATAGTTACCTTCAATAGCTATAGAGCCTAGCTTGGTGGCAGATAGAGATGACAGGGTACCAAGAAATCCACCCATTGGTGTACGTGCAACACCAACAATGCAAACATctatagaaatcaaacatatgAAGTCAACTAGCAAATAAAAGGGTATAAAAACACTCTCTATATATAAAAGCCAAAATGTTTGATGAAAGACCTCTTGGCTTGATTGAATCTGAAGATGCTGCTGCTACTGGAGCCATTGATGGATGAAAATGGAATCTGCAATCCAAAAGATTAAATACGGACACATATAGGTATAATTCTCAAGCTAACATGCAAAATCTTTGAGAACAAATTCCATGTACGATCAGAAAATGCATAGCAGAAATTGATCCCATAATATTTAACCATTcagaaatttgaaaagaaaagaagcagGTGGAGATTATAGGAATGTTCCTCCTAGGTTGTTTctgatataaatagaaaaataggaaCAGATAGTAAAGCAAAAATGATAGTGATGTGGTCGTAAGAGAAACGCGGATCTGATAAAGTGTTGAGCAAAGAAGAAGCTTAC is a window from the Glycine max cultivar Williams 82 chromosome 2, Glycine_max_v4.0, whole genome shotgun sequence genome containing:
- the LOC100804647 gene encoding acetyl-CoA acetyltransferase, cytosolic 1; its protein translation is MAPVAAASSDSIKPRDVCIVGVARTPMGGFLGTLSSLSATKLGSIAIEAALKRANVDPSLVEEVFFGNVLSANLGQAPARQAALGAGISNSVICTTVNKVCASGMKAAMLAAQSIQLSINDVVVAGGMESMSNVPKYLAEARKGSRLGHDSLVDGMLKDGLWDVYKDVGMGVCAELCADNHALTRDDQDNYAVQSFERGIAAQESGAFSWEIAPVEVSGGRGRPSTVVDKDEGLGKFDAAKLRKLRPSFKETGGSVTAGNASSISDGAAALVLVSGEKALKLGLQVIAKITGYADAAQEPELFTTAPSLAIPKAIAKAGLETSQIDFYEINEAFAVVALANQKLLGLNSEKVNLHGGAVALGHPLGCSGARILVTLLGVLKQKNGKYGVGGICNGGGGASALVVELL